GTACACTGAATCCTGACATTATTACACCTTTGATACATTTCTtgcaaagtaatgaaaaatgggttttgggggaggaaTTGTAGCCAGTGGGGATGGAAATACAGGTGCTTTCCCGGGAAATTCACAAGGTGTCGCCCAGGCCTTTATGATGGGGAATTACCAGAACCAGAGCTGACTAGACCAGGATTTAAAGGTAATAATGGAAGTAGATGGGGAACCGTTAGAATTTAGAGTAGATACAGGGGCATCATTCTCAGCTGTCAACACTAAGATAGGACCTTTGAGTGATTCTACTATTCAAGTAGTGGGAGTTACGGGACAAGTTGAGGAACGAACATTTTTGCGGccattatatatataatttggGGGGAAGGAATTTGACCATCAATTTTTATATATGCCAAATAGCCCAGAATCACTATTTGGGAGGGATCTATTGTCAATGTTAGAAGCAaagataatatttgaaaaaggtAGAGTAAGATTGGAATTTCCCGAGGAGAATATTGCTAAGCTGTTTGTAGTGAAAGAAGTAGAAGCAGTAGAAATACCACAAGAAATAGAGCAAGCTGTAGTACCATGGGTATGGGAAACAGGAGTACCTGGAAAATCAAAAGCAGCACAACCGGTTGTAATAGAACTAAAAGAAGGAGCCTCCCCAGTAAGGGTAAAACAATATCCTTTGAAATTGGAAGCACGAATAGGAATAGCACCCATGATTGAACAATTTCTTAGCTTAGGAATTTTACAGGAATGTGAGTCAGAATTCAATACTCCGATATTCCCAGTTAGAAAGCCAAATGGTAAGTATAGATTAGTTCAAGATTTAAGAGCAATTAATAATATCACTAAAGATATACACCCAGTAGTAGCTAATCCGTATACATTGTTGACAGCTGTGTCGGAAAAATTTAAGTGGTTCACAGTGATTGAtttgaaagatgcatttttctgtatccCCTTGGCACTTGAAAGTAGGAAATACTTTGCCTTTGAGTGGGAGAACCCAGACACGGGACGCAAGAAGCAGCTCACCTGGACGCGTCTACCACAAGGATTCAAAAACTCACCAACTATTTTTGGAAATCAATTGGCTCGAGAGTTAGAAGAATGGAAGATGACTCAGGTAAAAGAATCACCTTGTTTATATGTTCTCCTACAATATGTTGATGATATCTTTATAGCCTCCGCAGAAAAGGATGTTTGCCTTAGACTCACCATTGAATTACTTAATATGCTGGGACAAGCTGGATACCGAGTATCGAAAGAAAAAGCTCAGCTGGTAAGAACCCAAGTGATTTACCTAGGCTGCGAAATTTCACAAGGGGTGCGAAAGTTAGGAATCAATCGAGTACAAGCAATTTGCACCATACCCACACCACGAAATCCGCAAGAGTTAAGATCCTTTTTGGGCATGATAGGGTGGTGCCGCTTGTGGATTCCGGAATTTGGACTGAAAGCAAAACCCCTATATGAAGCAGCCAAAAAGCCCTGTGTTTCAGTGGGGGCAAATGcaagaaaaggcatttcagagTTTGAAACAAGCTCTAAAGGAAGCCCCAGCACTAGGATTGCCAGATATCACAAAACCTTTTCAACTATACGTAAATGAGAGACAGAGACTGGCAATAGGGGTTCTCACCCAAAAATTGGGTTCATGGAAGCGCCCGGTGGGGTACTTCTCAAAGCAGCTAAACTCTGTAAGTGCCGGATGGCCCAGTTGTCTTAGGGCTGTGGCAGCAACAGTGCTTCTAATTCGAGAAGCCAGAAAATTGACTTTGGGAAAAAGGATGGAAGTATTTGTTCCCCATATGGTCATTGCAGTTTTGGAACAAAAAGGGGGGATTGGCTCTCGTCGAGTCGCATGTTACAATATCAGGCACTCCTCCGAGAACAGGATgacattgaattaaaaataaccaatcATCTCAATCCAGCAGAATTTCttaggagcagcagccaggaagaaGGAGGCGAATTGACACATGATTGCGTAGAAATCATTGAACAGGTGTATGCCAGCCGGAAAGACCTGAAAGATGAGCCTTTGGAAAATCCGGAATGGGAACTGTTTACAGATGGATCCAGCTTTGTGGAAAACGGAACCAGGTATGCGGGATACGCAGGAGTGACTTTGACACAAATAATAGAAGCTCGAGCTTTAACTCCGGGAACTTCAGCCCAGAAAGCCGAGATACAAGCTCTGGTAAGAGCCTTAGAACTGAGTGAGGGGAAAAGAGTAAACATTTGGACTGATTCAAAATATGCCTTTGGAGTAATACATGTACATGGAGCactgtggaaagaaagaggactgtTGAATTCTCAAGGATCAGAAATTAAGCACAAAGAACAAATATTAGCACTATTGGAAGCAGTGCATAAACCTCAGGCAGTAGCAGTGATGCATGTAAAAGGACATcaaaatgaagagggaaaagcgTTCCAAGGAAACAAGCTGGCTGACAGAGTTGCCAAACAGGTTGCTCGAGAGGTATGGACACAATTAGCTTTATTGCCAGTGCGAATTAACCCTGCCACTTCTTTTCTTGAGCAGAAACCATGGTATACACAAGAAGATGAGAAGCTTGCTCAATTTGTTCAGGCCCAGAAGAACGAAAAAGGATGGTATGTCACTGCTGAAGGTCAGGTTGTACTGCCaacaaaagtaatgaaaacaattttagaaatCGAACATAACAAGTGCCATTGGGGAGCAGACGCATTGGTACAATTTTTAAAACGTAAGGTGATTTCCAATCAGATGTTAACAATGGCAAAACGGATTAACGCCATGTGTCCagtctgtattaaaaataacccaGTGACACGAAGGCAAATACAACTAGGAAAGTTACAAGTGGGGCCGCAACCAGGAGACTATTGGCAAATAGATTTCTCAGAGCTACCAAAAGCACAAGGGTACCGTTATTTACTGGTGTATGTGTGTACCTTttcagggtggccagaagcctTCCCATGCAGGACTAACCAGGCAAAGGAAGTAATCAAAACTTTACTACGGGAAATCATCCCTAGATTTGGAATCCCATTAGGGATGTCCTCAGACAGAGGACCTCACTTTGTAGCTAGAGTAGTCCAAGAGGTAGCCAGAGTGTTAGGGATAGTTTGGAATCTCCACACGCCCTGGAGACCACAATCTAGTGGCCAAGTAGAACGAATGAATCAGACATTAAAAGGGCAGATTAAGAAAATTTGTCAGGAAGCAAAGATACAGTGGCCTCAGGCACTACCTCTAGCCTTGCTAAGAATCAGGATTAAACCCAGAGAAAGGATAGGAGTAAGTCCATACGAAATTTTGTATGGCAAACCATATCATGCTACAACTTACAAAGGGGACCCTCACTTAGTAGGAGATCAAGCATTGTTGAGttacattttgtctttaaataaagTCCTTACAGCGCTGCGAGGAGCACTGCAGTGGAACCGGCCCCTGCCCTTGGAGAATCCTGTCCATGACATACAGCCAGGAGATCAAGTATATGTGAAGAACTGGAATACGGAACCCTTGAAAGAAGTATGGGACGGTCCTCACCAGGTGATCATGACTACCTACACGGCAGTGAAAGTCCAAGGGATCGAAAACTGGATTCACTACATTCGAATCAAGAAGGTCCCGTCAAGATGGGAAGTACAGCCTCTGtcagcaacaaagctggtgTTCAGGGCAAGGACTTAGTTCTTTTAACATTAGTCTGTATAATGCAGGTGGGAGAAGCATTTGTTAAAATTACAGTTCCGGAGCCAGATGTAATGGTGCCTGAAGGTGCGGGAGTAAATTTAACCTGTCTGTTTTCTGACAACCAGAGAACTGGATTAAAAGAAGTAAAGGTAACCTGGAAACAAATCACCACAGACGAAGTATTTACAGAAGGAATCGTGACATTTTGGGATATGGAACAGCAAAGAGGTAACACCACATTGACAATGTCTCATATGCAAGCTGATCAGGTAGGACAATTCTCATGCATTGTGTGGATTAGAGAAAGCTTTGATTATGGGGACATAAATGTAGGTATtctaaaagagaataaaacccGAAGCGGGTACTCGGTGCGGGTAATACCGGTCAGTGCACGGATAGATATGTGGGAAGGATTGAGAGATACAAGCTTGGCATTACAGAGAAACCAGGAACAACAAAACTTAGTAGTAGGGTTAATTCGAGATTTTGGACAAATACAAAACGTATCAAAAATAACAGCATGTTTACCTCTGCCACAAGCTGCAGGGGAACCAATCCCTTGGGGAGTGATTCCAGTAGGAAATCTACCCCTAATAAAAAGAGGTGAGAATGGAAGTTGTGAATTAAAATTACGAAATAAAATCGAAATTGAAGAAATATGGGAAAAGGTTGGAGAAACATTGAGATTATTAACCTATAAGGACTGTCTAATTAGCCATGGAAGGTTAGGACAAATTAGGGATTGGGGAATTCAATTAGTGGcaggagaaaaagtaaaacCTGAAGATGCTGCTAAGTGGAAATGTTTTATACCACattggcaaaagaaaagaataccTAAAAATGAAAGCTATTATGAAATGATATGCCAGAACTCGTCCCGGCAGGAATCCTGGTGGGACAGTTGGAAAACAGTATGGGGCCCCAGCATATTAGAACATTATAGTTATATCGGACAAGTTAATTGGTGTGTCCAATGGACGGGAAGCAGAAATGCCACTTACACAGAAGTATCTCAAACCAGCACTTCTACAAAAACTTTGAGCGccacaaaagaaaattggaaCTGCACCCAAATTCTCACCTGTGACACTCCAGGGAATCAAATTAGTTTGGCACCGGTCAGAATGCTTATAAAATGGGGTTGTGAGTGTAGAAAACTTAACCATACAATTCCAGGAAGAGCTTTCCCGCAGGACCAGAAGGGTAAAACTTTGAGCTGTAAGGATACAACTATCAGGAGTCCAGGAAATTTAGTATGGATTACGGGACATGGACAATGGACAACACATTTACCGTTAGACGGGCCTGTAACACAAATTACCTTAAGGGTTCCCACATTATGTCCTTTTTGGAAACAGTCTAAATTAACGCAGAAAGAAATGCAGTCACgagcaaagagagaaacaaatgaagTAGCAGAAGAACTAGGACTGGGAGATGAAGATGAATGGCATGAACCCTCATCAGGAGTTAAATTTGGATGGGTACTGGAATCCTTGTTTGCACCAATTTCTACATATAGAAACCGGGAGATGCTGTACAAATTATTAGGACAAACTGAGAGGCTAGCCGCAGTTACAAAGAAAGGATTTAAGGATCTAAATTTACAGTTGCAGGCAACGACAAGAATGACAATCCAAAATAGAATGGCAttagatttgcttttattaaaagaacATGGAGTCTGTGGTTACCTCCAAGGAAAAGTTGATCATTGCTGCATACATATCCCAAATGTCACAGAAGAAGTAGAAAAGGACATAAGTCAATTAGaacaaattgaaacaaaagtgCATGAAGTCCAGGAGGAAGCTGAACATAATTGGGTAGGAGCACTGTTTAGCTCCCTAGGAATCCAAGTCTCTGGTTGGATATCATCAATTGTACAATATGTAATAATGATTGTATTGATTATTGTAATATGCATGATTATGTATAGATGTCTTTTAGGAATGATTGCCAGAGAAGGAACTCATACTCGACGTGTTATGAGAGCACTGACCCGGAAAGAAGTAATCCTGCCAACTCGAAAGGAAGACTCACCATCCTACATAGAAACCATAACTTGAAGAATTGAGCATCcttgcagaaaatctgaagaatgCTCAAAAGGGGGGAGTTGATACcgaaataatgaaaaaaggactaatgtagatatagtagtagtcatgctaaggcttagaaaactgcagttttcggACAGGCCCTGGAAACCAACATTGTGAAACAATAGTTAAAGAAATTAGTAGGGCGTATAGGACATGTAGAACTGAGAAAACAATAAGGAATCAGTAGGGCATatagaacatttagaaacttacaagataaggctaaagtataataataaataaagggttctgGTGATGAGAAAACATGCAAGGGGGATTAAGGGGGGGTAGCCTATAGTTCTGAGTAGACAAGCATacagaatttataacttttaggaataatatctacaagatttatgtatctgtattgtcttgaagaatgtgtaCTTTGGCAAGTAGACCATtttgtaaaaaggtataaaaacctgacggaaaaagggaactgtgggatcctgaCTTTGGACGCTAGTCCGCAGGTTCCCcgggccctgaataaagcaccgcataaactaactctgttagtttgtgttctttttgggGCATCGGGCAACAACCCCGTATCCAGCTGCCCACCACTGATCCCTTTTCTCCTCATGTCCAGCTGCCCATCACTGATCCCTGCTCACCCTGTGTCCAGCTGCCCATCACTGATCCCTGCTCACCCTGTGTCCAGCTGCCCATCACTGATCCCTGCTCATCCCGTGTCCAGCTGCCCATCACTGATCCCTGCTCACCCTGTGTCCAGCTGCCCATCACTGATCCCTGCTCACCCCGTGTCCAGCTGTCCATCATTGATCCCTGCTCACCCCGTGTCCAGCTGCCCATCACTGATCCCTGCTCACCCCGTCTCCAGCTGCCCATCTCTGGAGGAGCTTTGCCTGTGCAGCTGTACCTCTCAAGGAGCTGctcaggctcctggcagggagaaTGCATATTCCACCCGCTGGTTGGATTGTGGCACACTCCCAAgttctct
Above is a window of Oenanthe melanoleuca isolate GR-GAL-2019-014 chromosome Z, OMel1.0, whole genome shotgun sequence DNA encoding:
- the LOC130265480 gene encoding LOW QUALITY PROTEIN: uncharacterized protein LOC130265480 (The sequence of the model RefSeq protein was modified relative to this genomic sequence to represent the inferred CDS: inserted 2 bases in 1 codon), yielding MPNSPESLFGRDLLSMLEAKIIFEKGRVRLEFPEENIAKLFVVKEVEAVEIPQEIEQAVVPWVWETGVPGKSKAAQPVVIELKEGASPVRVKQYPLKLEARIGIAPMIEQFLSLGILQECESEFNTPIFPVRKPNGKYRLVQDLRAINNITKDIHPVVANPYTLLTAVSEKFKWFTVIDLKDAFFCIPLALESRKYFAFEWENPDTGRKKQLTWTRLPQGFKNSPTIFGNQLARELEEWKMTQVKESPCLYVLLQYVDDIFIASAEKDVCLRLTIELLNMLGQAGYRVSKEKAQLVRTQVIYLGCEISQGVRKLGINRVQAICTIPTPRNPQELRSFLGMIGWCRLWIPEFGLKAKPLYEAAKKPCXFQWGQMQEKAFQSLKQALKEAPALGLPDITKPFQLYVNERQRLAIGVLTQKLGSWKRPVGYFSKQLNSVSAGWPSCLRAVAATVLLIREARKLTLGKRMEVFVPHMVIAVLEQKGGIGSRRVASEFLRSSSQEEGGELTHDCVEIIEQVYASRKDLKDEPLENPEWELFTDGSSFVENGTRYAGYAGVTLTQIIEARALTPGTSAQKAEIQALVRALELSEGKRVNIWTDSKYAFGVIHVHGALWKERGLLNSQGSEIKHKEQILALLEAVHKPQAVAVMHVKGHQNEEGKAFQGNKLADRVAKQVAREVWTQLALLPVRINPATSFLEQKPWYTQEDEKLAQFVQAQKNEKGWYVTAEGQVVLPTKVMKTILEIEHNKCHWGADALVQFLKRKVISNQMLTMAKRINAMCPVCIKNNPVTRRQIQLGKLQVGPQPGDYWQIDFSELPKAQGYRYLLVYVCTFSGWPEAFPCRTNQAKEVIKTLLREIIPRFGIPLGMSSDRGPHFVARVVQEVARVLGIVWNLHTPWRPQSSGQVERMNQTLKGQIKKICQEAKIQWPQALPLALLRIRIKPRERIGVSPYEILYGKPYHATTYKGDPHLVGDQALLSYILSLNKVLTALRGALQWNRPLPLENPVHDIQPGDQVYVKNWNTEPLKEVWDGPHQVIMTTYTAVKVQGIENWIHYIRIKKVPSR